The Candidatus Obscuribacterales bacterium genome segment GTTCCCCAGGCGGCGATCGCCCATGATCTGCTGCAAGCCTGGCCTGCTTCTATTGCTACCCAACTGGCCCAACTGGCTGAAGAGCAAACCGTTCAAAGCGATCGCTTCACGGCCCACCTGCTGCTCGGCGATGCCCGTCAGCAGATTCAGCAGGTCTACGCGACGGGCTTTCGCGCCGATGCCATGTTTCTCGATCCTTTCTCCCCGCCTCGCTGCCCGCAGCTTTGGACGGTGGAATTCCTCGCCTGGGTGGCCCGCTGCCTGGCTCCTGCAGGACGTCTCGCCACCTATTCCTGCTCTGCTGCGGTACGCACGGCGCTCCTGCAGGCAGGGCTACACCTAGGCTCTAGTCCTGCGGTGGGACGGCGATCGCCCGGTAGCCTTGCCAGCTTTTCTCCTCAGGATCTACCGCCCCTGTCCCGTCAAGAACAGGAACATCTCCAGACCCGCGCCAGTATTCCCTACCGCGATCCAACCCTCACCGATAGTGCCGCCGTCATTCTTGCCCGCCGCCAGCAGGAACAGGCCACCTCGCCCCTAGAGCCTACCTCGCGATGGAAAGCCCGTTGGGCAACCCCATCCACCTACAGCAGCATCGACAAAATCTTGTAAATCAGTCGGAAGATCAATGCAACGGCGATCGCCACCAGACCCAAGAATCCGGCCAATACCAGCACCGCCACAATGGGATTGCCAAAATTCACCAAAATTGGCAGGCTCCGCAGGGGCGAGGCAACCACGATAATAGCGAAGGAGATGACGGCAATAATCGCCAAGTCAAACTTTTCAATGACGCGGCGCATCTGAGCCAGGATCAGCACGACGACCAACACAACCCAAAATCCCGCACTCACCAAGGTGGTGCCCGCCAAACTCAAGAGGGCGATCGCCAGCAAGCCTCCCTCAAACCCTGTAAACGCCGCCCCGGAGAGCAGTTCTAAAGTGGAGATAGATGAGGAGGATGAGGGTGTCGCGATCGGGGCCGCCTTCGCCGGTTGTATAGGTACTGGCGCTGGGGTCGCTTGGGGGGGAGCCGTTGCGGATGGGGGCACCGTGATCGCTTGCGGTCTGGAGGCGGCTGGCGCTGCTGGGGCAGGGCTTGGGGCTGGGGCAGGACTCGGCGCATTCCCCTTGCCTTGGGCGAGCGCTTCTAGGGT includes the following:
- a CDS encoding MnmC family methyltransferase, with amino-acid sequence MPLSSDTLHTLQPQLTADGSFTFLSNDFGEAFHSHHGARQEAEQKFVVPTRLTDLARRPALKLLDICYGLGYNTAAALATIWAVNPQCQVQWYGLELNAAVPQAAIAHDLLQAWPASIATQLAQLAEEQTVQSDRFTAHLLLGDARQQIQQVYATGFRADAMFLDPFSPPRCPQLWTVEFLAWVARCLAPAGRLATYSCSAAVRTALLQAGLHLGSSPAVGRRSPGSLASFSPQDLPPLSRQEQEHLQTRASIPYRDPTLTDSAAVILARRQQEQATSPLEPTSRWKARWATPSTYSSIDKIL